From the genome of Uranotaenia lowii strain MFRU-FL chromosome 1, ASM2978415v1, whole genome shotgun sequence, one region includes:
- the LOC129756202 gene encoding RNA-binding protein NOB1 codes for MSKFTHLVVDTSAFIKNAQLQDVAENCYTVQGVVDEIKNDRQLKRLVVLPYSLVIMEPDSDVLSKVTSIAKKTGDFATLSLVDLKVLALTYQLEKEHVGTEHLRDEPKTAVTIASGRKPEALLGSGKVQGFYDGRSNVNGDRTRTNTETESVQAEEESEHTQIEVVNEHPELEEKFAELNTDEIIRLEDEISKQLDSEEPTDSEKKHTEEQREGNSDVEFSGEDEEVDQDDDDNDDEGWITPSNIKEVKRDFGMDVLEESPSPVACMTTDYAMQNVLKQIGLHIAALDGRVIKHARTYILRCYACFKTTSDSTKVFCPKCGNRTLKKVAVSLDESGQQVIHINARKPLTARHKNKPVAKFVGGKHSTNPLIYEDQPLPQQRISAKAQAKTNALGDDYTAGYSPFVMRDVDSKSAVMRGKSNLKQWMQNYEYDNHRRGYKK; via the exons atgtcaaaatttactcatttagTAGTCGATACTTCGGCATTTATTAAAAACGCCCAGCTGCAg GATGTCGCCGAGAATTGCTACACGGTCCAGGGAGTGgttgacgaaataaaaaatgaccgtCAACTTAAACGGCTTGTGGTGCTACCCTACAGCCTAGTAATTATGGAGCCAGATTCGGATGTTTTGAGTAAGGTTACCAGTATCGCTAAGAAGACCGGAGACTTTGCAACCCTTTCCCTGGTCGATTTGAAGGTTCTAGCCCTGACGTATCAACTCGAGAAAGAACATGTTGGAACGGAACATCTACGGGATGAACCTAAAACGGCAGTAACCATAGCCTCAGGCCGGAAGCCCGAAGCATTGCTTGGATCTGGGAAGGTTCAAGGTTTTTACGATGGGCGAAGCAATGTGAATGGTGATCGGACTAGGACTAACACTGAAACCGAATCGGTTCAAGCGGAAGAAGAATCGGAACATACACAGATTGAAGTTGTTAATGAGCACCCCGAGCTAGAAGAGAAATTTGCTGAGCTGAATACTGATGAAATCATTAGATTggaagatgaaatttcaaaacaattggaTAGTGAGGAACCAACAGATTCTGAAAAGAAACATACAGAAGAACAGCGAGAAGGAAACTCAGACGTAGAATTTTCGGGCGAAGATGAAGAGGTGGATCAAgacgatgatgataatgatgatgaaggCTGGATAACTCCTTCCAATATCAAGGAAGTAAAACGAGACTTTGGAATGGATGTTCTCGAGGAAAGTCCTTCGCCGGTGGCGTGCATGACAACCGAttatgctatgcagaatgtgcTTAAACAGATCGGTCTCCACATAGCGGCATTGGATGGTCGCGTAATCAAACATGCCCGAACATACATACTCCGATGTTATGCTTGTTTCAAGACCACTTCAGATTCCACAAAAGTTTTCTGTCCAAAATGCGGTAACCGCACGCTGAAAAAGGTAGCAGTCAGTCTTGATGAATCCGGACAACAGGTTATACACATAAACGCTCGAAAGCCGCTAACTGCTCGCCATAAGAACAAACCGGTAGCGAAGTTCGTAGGCGGGAAACATTCCACCAATCCCTTGATATACGAAGATCAGCCGCTACCGCAGCAGAGAATATCGGCCAAGGCACAGGCTAAAACCAATGCCCTTGGCGATGATTACACCGCCGGCTATTCGCCGTTTGTGATGCGGGACGTGGACTCCAAATCGGCGGTGATGCGAGGAAAGTCTAACTTGAAACAGTGGATGCAAAACTACGAATACGACAACCATCGGCGGGGGtacaaaaagtaa